In a genomic window of Deltaproteobacteria bacterium:
- a CDS encoding chemotaxis protein CheA encodes MPGSNRADRDRVRRSMDFDAEMLGVFVASCQEQLADIESHVLTLERGDGIGCVDAIFRAAHSIKADAAAMGLARLADFAHAVEDVLHLVRAGRLDVSTPLIEALLAAFDSLRRMALDPARQGDLDVSPALMALGRVLSGALSAGVSGAATGEDRPGRPDEAERDRPLVSDTMAHLAQVSVPAAKLDQLVDHLGELVALQARLDDRVRHGRGVAAVVNDLNSFLDGLRDRVMDLRLVSLRPVFAKLRRLIRDTAAQTGKQVGLVVSGEDTLLDKSVVEHVWTPLAHIVRNAVDHGIEAPLVRAGGGRNPEGRIEVRARQIGGEVEILVRDDGRGMDRDTLARRAVETGLLASVQAASGLTMTDLACLPGLSTAERVGPCSGRGVGMDAARAAISGLRGALDIRSVVGRGTEVRVRVPLSLAMLDCLHVVIGADSFFIPLPSVEECLDIRHDTVTVRRGRGMTTLRGAPLSVLCPASWWGLSRKVSARASLVVVRAGRERLGLIVDEIVGHRQIVLKQISRAVGRLDGFLGGAVTEAGTMALVLDVPVLVRLGLAGTGPDEDDAKKRPEVSAESHHGEDGTA; translated from the coding sequence ATGCCCGGCTCGAACCGTGCTGATCGGGACCGCGTCAGGAGAAGCATGGATTTCGACGCCGAAATGTTGGGAGTGTTTGTCGCCAGCTGCCAGGAGCAGCTCGCGGACATCGAGAGTCATGTCCTGACCCTGGAGCGTGGCGACGGGATCGGGTGCGTGGACGCCATTTTTCGGGCGGCCCATTCCATCAAGGCCGACGCCGCGGCCATGGGATTGGCTCGATTGGCCGACTTTGCCCATGCCGTCGAGGATGTCCTGCATCTTGTGCGCGCCGGCCGTCTGGATGTTTCCACCCCGTTGATCGAGGCGTTGCTCGCCGCCTTTGACAGCTTGCGGCGCATGGCCCTGGACCCGGCGCGCCAGGGCGATCTGGATGTCTCGCCAGCGCTGATGGCCCTGGGCCGGGTGCTGTCCGGGGCCTTGTCCGCGGGTGTGTCCGGGGCCGCGACGGGCGAGGATAGGCCGGGCCGCCCAGACGAGGCGGAGCGAGACCGGCCGTTGGTCTCCGACACCATGGCCCACCTTGCCCAGGTTTCCGTCCCCGCCGCCAAGCTGGACCAACTGGTGGACCATCTCGGCGAGCTCGTGGCCCTTCAAGCCCGCCTCGATGACCGTGTCCGGCACGGTCGGGGCGTGGCCGCCGTGGTCAATGATCTGAATTCGTTTTTGGATGGCCTGCGCGACCGGGTCATGGACCTGCGCCTGGTTTCGTTGCGGCCCGTGTTCGCCAAGCTCCGGCGCTTGATCCGGGACACGGCCGCCCAGACCGGAAAACAGGTCGGCCTTGTCGTGTCCGGCGAGGATACCCTTTTGGACAAGTCCGTGGTGGAGCATGTGTGGACTCCGCTGGCCCATATCGTGCGCAACGCCGTGGATCATGGCATCGAGGCGCCTTTGGTCCGCGCTGGCGGCGGCCGGAATCCGGAAGGCCGGATCGAGGTGCGCGCCCGCCAGATCGGAGGCGAAGTCGAGATCCTGGTCCGGGACGATGGCCGGGGCATGGACCGGGACACCTTGGCCCGGCGCGCCGTGGAGACCGGCCTGTTGGCCTCGGTCCAGGCCGCCTCGGGCTTGACCATGACGGATCTGGCCTGTTTGCCCGGCCTGTCCACGGCCGAACGGGTCGGTCCGTGCTCCGGGCGCGGGGTGGGCATGGATGCGGCCAGGGCGGCTATTTCGGGACTGCGCGGCGCCCTCGATATCCGGTCCGTCGTGGGACGCGGGACCGAGGTCCGGGTGCGGGTTCCCCTGTCCCTGGCCATGCTGGACTGCCTGCATGTCGTGATCGGGGCGGATTCGTTCTTCATCCCGCTTCCAAGCGTCGAGGAATGCCTGGATATCCGCCACGACACCGTGACCGTGCGGCGGGGGCGGGGCATGACCACGCTGCGTGGCGCGCCCCTGTCCGTGCTCTGTCCGGCGTCCTGGTGGGGCCTGTCCCGGAAGGTCTCGGCCAGGGCCTCCCTGGTCGTGGTCCGGGCCGGTCGTGAACGTCTGGGGCTGATCGTGGACGAAATCGTCGGCCATCGCCAGATCGTGCTCAAGCAGATCAGCCGGGCCGTGGGCCGTCTGGATGGCTTTCTGGGAGGCGCGGTCACCGAGGCCGGGACCATGGCCCTGGTCCTGGATGTTCCGGTCCTGGTCCGTCTTGGCCTGGCCGGGACCGGCCCGGATGAGGACGACGCGAAAAAGCGCCCGGAGGTCTCCGCCGAAAGTCATCACGGCGAGGACGGTACGGCGTGA
- a CDS encoding chemotaxis protein CheC, translating to MNGAASSISEIQHDVLRELINIGIGNAAGVLNQMVGAHVTLRVPQVEILSPTELLQQTSSCGWGRSVVIHIAFGGSFEGLAALVFSPQSATTLFSLLVGQEDFGLDMDSLRVGTLQEVGNIVLNGVMGAIGNMLSEHIEYMPPDYSEDDVASILPRDVGSVIIFVRANFLIQEHLVEGEVLIFFNTTTLLELLKKIDARLEPC from the coding sequence ATGAACGGCGCCGCGTCTTCCATTTCCGAGATCCAGCACGACGTGCTGCGCGAGTTGATCAACATCGGGATCGGCAACGCCGCCGGCGTCCTCAACCAGATGGTTGGCGCCCATGTCACGCTGCGGGTGCCCCAGGTCGAGATTTTGTCCCCGACCGAATTGCTCCAGCAAACCAGTTCTTGCGGCTGGGGGCGGAGCGTGGTCATCCACATCGCTTTTGGCGGTTCCTTCGAGGGCCTCGCGGCCCTGGTTTTTTCGCCACAAAGCGCGACCACTCTTTTTTCCCTGCTGGTCGGGCAGGAGGATTTCGGTCTGGACATGGATTCCCTGCGCGTCGGCACCCTGCAAGAGGTCGGGAACATCGTGCTGAACGGGGTCATGGGAGCCATCGGCAACATGCTGAGCGAGCACATCGAATACATGCCGCCGGATTATTCCGAGGACGACGTGGCCAGTATCCTTCCCAGGGACGTCGGAAGCGTGATCATTTTTGTCCGCGCCAATTTCCTCATTCAGGAGCACCTCGTCGAGGGCGAAGTGCTCATCTTTTTCAATACCACCACCCTGCTGGAGCTTCTCAAGAAAATCGATGCCCGGCTCGAACCGTGCTGA
- a CDS encoding response regulator has translation MDLEVLMPIVLIADDSLFQRWTLTKIVKGDGVEILEASTGRQCLEMLRARKPDVALLDLNMPDLSGLDVLRAAQAEGLPTPIVVITADTQDSTRELCRAAGVAKVLPKPPKDGDIRDALRELVGLCS, from the coding sequence ATGGATTTGGAGGTGCTCATGCCCATCGTGCTCATAGCCGATGATTCCCTTTTTCAGCGATGGACCCTGACCAAGATCGTCAAGGGCGACGGCGTGGAGATCCTGGAGGCCTCGACCGGCCGGCAGTGTCTGGAGATGCTGCGTGCCAGGAAGCCCGACGTGGCCCTGCTCGATCTGAACATGCCCGACCTGTCCGGCCTGGATGTCCTGCGCGCGGCCCAGGCCGAGGGCCTGCCCACGCCCATTGTCGTCATCACGGCCGACACCCAGGATTCGACCCGCGAACTGTGCCGCGCCGCCGGTGTCGCCAAGGTGCTGCCCAAGCCTCCCAAGGACGGGGATATTCGGGACGCCCTGCGGGAGTTGGTGGGCCTTTGTTCATGA
- a CDS encoding Hsp20/alpha crystallin family protein: MTNDVEKKTVTALPKFRPNTDVVEREDGFYIFVDMPGVGKDDLSIDLRENELEIRGRVMYPRQENAKALHVEFGDGEYVRAFTISDGVDRAGIRANLKKGLLELFLPKAARFKPRRIEIQAG, encoded by the coding sequence ATGACAAACGATGTGGAAAAGAAAACCGTGACCGCCCTGCCCAAGTTCAGACCGAATACGGACGTGGTCGAACGGGAAGACGGTTTTTATATTTTTGTCGACATGCCCGGCGTGGGCAAGGATGATCTGTCCATCGACCTGCGCGAGAACGAATTGGAAATCCGGGGCCGGGTCATGTACCCCCGGCAGGAAAACGCCAAGGCCCTGCACGTGGAATTCGGCGACGGCGAGTATGTGCGCGCCTTCACCATTTCCGATGGCGTCGATCGCGCGGGCATCCGCGCCAATCTGAAGAAGGGCCTGCTGGAGCTGTTTTTGCCCAAGGCCGCGCGGTTCAAGCCCCGGCGGATCGAAATTCAGGCTGGATAG
- a CDS encoding Hsp20/alpha crystallin family protein, whose product MVIDFSTYYDLPRSMDSFFEELWKPSSLSQRRMAYPPVNISEDTENIIVMSEIPGMDTGDIELTLNEKSLTIKGSKKSEVGNYYRQERPTGNFQRIVNLNIPVQTDAVTASMKDGVLRVVLPKAKECRPVTIAIDAQ is encoded by the coding sequence ATGGTCATTGATTTCAGTACATATTACGATTTACCACGAAGCATGGATTCTTTTTTCGAGGAGCTGTGGAAGCCAAGTTCCCTGAGTCAGCGTCGCATGGCCTACCCTCCGGTCAATATCAGCGAAGACACGGAAAACATCATTGTCATGTCGGAAATTCCGGGTATGGACACGGGCGACATAGAACTGACCTTGAACGAGAAAAGTTTGACCATCAAGGGCTCCAAAAAAAGCGAAGTTGGCAATTACTACAGGCAGGAACGGCCCACCGGGAATTTCCAACGGATCGTCAATTTGAATATTCCGGTGCAAACCGACGCGGTCACGGCCTCCATGAAGGACGGCGTGCTCAGGGTCGTGCTGCCCAAGGCCAAGGAATGCCGGCCCGTGACCATTGCCATCGATGCCCAGTGA
- a CDS encoding rhomboid family intramembrane serine protease, whose protein sequence is MIDILPTLALCTRHANPDRERVRLWSLVLSARRFLNRIETGPRLVVAPALASLAVAEILAYEGENRPRRQTVVPAGDVRVVLLPLVLFVLSGVVVDGLGLGARLDWERAGLADAGLIRAGQWWRCVTALFLHADAGHLASNAAALGVLASLVARRLGAGLAWGLFVASGSVGNALNAWAQSATHLSLGASTGVFGLVGVLAAGAAWLGHGQRPQAILLVLGFGFGFLALLGAGEGETRVDLGAHLFGLVAGLGLGCAVGPWYGRGFRSVAGNVVAAVVAGGMALGAWWLALTA, encoded by the coding sequence GTGATCGACATCCTGCCCACCCTGGCCCTGTGTACCCGCCATGCCAATCCGGACCGGGAGCGGGTCCGGCTGTGGTCCCTGGTTCTGTCGGCGCGCCGTTTCCTGAACCGGATCGAAACCGGCCCCCGGCTGGTGGTGGCTCCGGCCCTGGCGTCCCTGGCCGTGGCCGAGATCCTGGCCTACGAGGGGGAAAACCGCCCCCGGCGGCAGACGGTCGTTCCGGCCGGCGATGTCCGCGTTGTTCTGCTGCCGCTTGTCCTGTTCGTGCTTTCGGGCGTGGTGGTCGATGGTCTGGGGCTGGGCGCGCGCCTGGATTGGGAGCGGGCCGGTCTGGCCGACGCGGGGCTGATCCGGGCCGGGCAGTGGTGGCGGTGCGTCACCGCCCTGTTCCTGCACGCCGATGCCGGGCATCTGGCCTCCAATGCCGCCGCCCTGGGCGTATTGGCGTCACTCGTGGCCCGTCGCTTGGGTGCGGGCTTGGCCTGGGGGCTTTTTGTCGCATCCGGGAGCGTCGGCAACGCCCTCAATGCCTGGGCGCAGTCCGCGACGCATCTGAGCCTGGGCGCGTCCACGGGGGTGTTCGGATTGGTCGGGGTCCTGGCTGCGGGAGCAGCCTGGCTGGGGCATGGACAGCGCCCGCAGGCAATTTTGCTCGTCCTGGGTTTTGGCTTCGGCTTCCTGGCGTTGCTGGGCGCGGGCGAGGGGGAAACCAGGGTCGATTTGGGGGCGCATTTGTTCGGGCTGGTGGCGGGCCTCGGGCTTGGGTGCGCCGTGGGCCCCTGGTACGGGCGAGGTTTTCGTTCCGTGGCCGGGAACGTCGTGGCCGCCGTGGTGGCCGGGGGGATGGCGCTTGGCGCGTGGTGGCTGGCGCTGACCGCTTGA